In Candidatus Polarisedimenticolia bacterium, a single window of DNA contains:
- a CDS encoding alkaline phosphatase family protein produces the protein MPNLSRAGIAATPCGGADDSPVSPGPAREKTGKVALPVPLSLIICVILAALSLSCRQDSPSPPRPKLVVLIVVDQLRADLLDRYDTILKGGFRRLRDEGYRFSRATVDHAVTLTAPGLVTLATGTHPSRHGIVDAFFYEGPSGSRRLVAALADESEPIFEGRGEPGVSPRRILERTLPEWLAASDPAARVVVLGSGETSAAYLAGAFRGDVFWYSPAAGGYVTSAYYRKEAPQYLKSFQREKLPRLQEESNPWVEQVPDEGKAMAFPDMMSFEADGIHVVFPHRMESESAPEGAAGGAGLGGWLARTPDLDKATLQLAGGAVEALGMGKREGTDLLLLELSQVEAIGRRFGPFSLEQLDGLLKLDRELGSFLSLLERQAGGGGVLVALTSSHGVANVPEHERERGRAGRRLSVEQARAALDAMHRAAPGPGAARPSRDEQEALGRLDFIAEAMTPEILTGGETCDEFTSLYRNSYRADRVPAFPFSAMAEEGVGSEGIVVRLTRETLVGSDAAAGGSPYEYDRWVPLIFWGAGIPRGMSDQRVRTVDLAPTLGWLAGVPVPPGRDGRPLREVLSGIPAVR, from the coding sequence ATGCCGAATCTCTCCCGTGCCGGAATCGCCGCCACCCCATGTGGCGGGGCGGACGATAGCCCGGTTTCCCCCGGACCCGCAAGAGAAAAAACCGGCAAGGTCGCTCTCCCGGTGCCGCTTTCGCTCATTATCTGCGTGATCCTTGCCGCCCTCTCGCTTTCCTGCCGCCAGGATTCTCCGTCGCCGCCGCGGCCGAAGCTGGTGGTGCTCATCGTCGTCGACCAGCTGCGCGCCGATCTCCTCGACCGCTACGACACGATCCTGAAAGGCGGCTTCCGCAGGCTGCGCGACGAGGGGTATCGCTTCTCGCGCGCCACGGTGGACCATGCCGTCACCCTGACTGCGCCGGGTCTGGTCACGCTCGCGACGGGCACCCATCCATCGCGGCACGGCATCGTCGACGCTTTCTTCTACGAAGGCCCATCGGGAAGCCGGCGCCTGGTCGCGGCCCTTGCCGACGAATCGGAGCCGATCTTCGAAGGCCGAGGTGAGCCGGGAGTCTCGCCGCGCCGTATCCTGGAGCGCACCCTCCCCGAGTGGCTGGCCGCGTCCGATCCGGCGGCGCGCGTCGTCGTCCTCGGATCGGGAGAGACTTCGGCCGCTTACCTCGCGGGAGCCTTCCGGGGGGATGTCTTCTGGTACTCGCCGGCCGCCGGCGGCTACGTCACCTCGGCTTATTACCGCAAGGAAGCTCCCCAATATCTGAAGAGCTTCCAGCGCGAGAAGCTGCCGCGCCTCCAGGAGGAATCCAATCCCTGGGTGGAGCAGGTTCCGGACGAGGGGAAGGCGATGGCCTTTCCCGACATGATGAGCTTCGAGGCCGACGGGATTCATGTCGTCTTCCCGCACCGGATGGAATCGGAATCCGCGCCGGAGGGCGCCGCCGGAGGCGCCGGACTTGGTGGCTGGCTCGCCCGGACTCCCGACCTCGACAAGGCCACGCTGCAGCTGGCCGGCGGAGCGGTCGAAGCGCTGGGAATGGGGAAGCGGGAAGGAACTGACCTGCTCCTCCTGGAGCTGTCCCAGGTCGAGGCCATCGGCAGGCGCTTCGGCCCCTTCAGCCTGGAGCAGCTCGATGGCCTCCTGAAGCTGGATCGCGAGCTGGGGAGTTTTCTCTCGCTGCTGGAGCGTCAGGCGGGCGGCGGTGGCGTCCTGGTGGCGCTGACATCCTCGCACGGCGTCGCCAACGTCCCCGAGCACGAGCGCGAGCGCGGGCGCGCCGGCCGGCGGCTATCCGTGGAGCAGGCGCGCGCGGCGCTGGATGCGATGCACCGCGCCGCACCGGGCCCGGGCGCCGCCCGGCCGTCCCGGGATGAGCAGGAGGCGTTGGGCCGCCTCGATTTCATCGCCGAGGCGATGACGCCCGAGATCCTCACGGGCGGCGAGACGTGCGATGAATTCACCTCCCTTTATCGCAACTCCTATCGGGCCGATCGGGTCCCGGCCTTTCCCTTCTCCGCGATGGCGGAGGAAGGTGTGGGAAGCGAAGGAATCGTCGTGCGACTGACACGCGAGACCCTGGTGGGGAGCGATGCAGCCGCCGGCGGATCGCCTTATGAATATGACCGCTGGGTGCCGCTGATCTTCTGGGGAGCCGGGATCCCGCGCGGGATGTCGGATCAGCGCGTCCGCACCGTGGACCTTGCACCGACCCTGGGATGGCTCGCGGGCGTGCCGGTGCCCCCGGGGCGCGACGGACGTCCCCTGCGCGAAGTTCTTTCCGGCATCCCGGCTGTCCGCTGA
- a CDS encoding response regulator, with translation MSCPEELAGAAPTAAGKRLTVQYATALALSESASLTDAAPRILQAICEVLGWEYGALWGVDTASECIACLEAWHPSGSCREFEASSRASRFRPGIGLPGRVWSSASPAWIPDVTRDANFPRSDSAAREGLHGALGFPIVLQDEVLGVMEFFSREIREPDEDLLRMLATVGSQIGQFIERRRAEEALCRYTEELEVARQTEEENAARLAQLVKELEGAKRRAEEATRAKSEFLANMSHEIRTPMNAIIGVTELALGTRLNREQREYLNTVRDSADSLLALINDILDFSKIEARKLRLEEAPFDLRDALADSLKALALRAQQKGLELVWHVRPDVPEMLVGDPGRLRQILLNLVGNAIKFTERGEVVVRAEAESLDGREVVLRFSVSDTGIGIPQDQQQRVFEAFAQADGSTTRKYGGTGLGLAIASELVGLMGGKLWLRSTPGEGSTFGFTARFGRAARAATPPGSSAAKDLHGMRILVVDDNATNRWILEEMLAGWKLRPQTAGGGAAALTALREAQRTGRPFSLALLDGHMPEMDGFDLAERIRNDPHASDTPLLMLTSAGRPDEVKRCRELGLAGYLTKPIKQSDLWDAIVTALGAGESRRQEPAVSGRPGPGRLKILVAEDNRVNQEVARKILEKRGHAVVIAADGFEAVRAMEEAIEVPFDLVLMDVQMPRMSGLEAAQAIRQRERGTRRRVPIVALTAHAMQGDKERCLESGMDEYLSKPVHAAQLLETVGRLAVRKAKSTKRFALRSTRGKSFDEALLKERVEGDLPLLRRMVRAFRSDYPETLEHIHGALDARDAEALRNHAHAIKGAAATLAAPAAAEAAFRLEKLARTGELKGARGMFHQLVTEIRKLDRSLETLVPRKKVRPLAARRRARP, from the coding sequence ATGTCCTGTCCCGAAGAACTCGCCGGCGCCGCTCCCACCGCCGCGGGCAAGCGTCTGACGGTGCAGTACGCCACGGCCCTGGCGCTGTCCGAATCAGCCTCGCTCACCGACGCCGCGCCGCGCATCCTCCAGGCCATCTGCGAGGTCCTCGGCTGGGAGTATGGCGCCCTGTGGGGCGTGGACACGGCCTCCGAATGCATCGCCTGCCTGGAAGCCTGGCACCCGTCCGGATCCTGCCGGGAGTTCGAAGCCTCCAGCCGCGCCAGCCGCTTCCGTCCCGGCATCGGCCTCCCCGGAAGGGTCTGGTCGTCGGCATCGCCCGCCTGGATCCCCGACGTCACGCGCGACGCCAACTTCCCGCGCTCCGATTCGGCCGCCCGCGAAGGTCTGCATGGCGCGTTGGGTTTTCCGATCGTCCTCCAGGACGAGGTCCTCGGGGTGATGGAATTCTTCAGCCGTGAGATCCGTGAGCCGGACGAGGACCTGCTGCGCATGCTGGCCACGGTGGGGAGCCAGATCGGGCAGTTCATCGAGCGCCGACGTGCCGAGGAGGCGCTGTGCCGCTACACCGAGGAGCTGGAAGTCGCCCGCCAGACCGAGGAGGAGAATGCCGCGCGGCTGGCGCAGCTGGTCAAGGAGCTGGAGGGAGCGAAGCGGCGCGCCGAGGAGGCGACCCGCGCGAAGAGCGAGTTCCTCGCCAACATGAGCCACGAGATCCGCACGCCGATGAACGCCATCATCGGAGTCACCGAGCTGGCCCTGGGGACGCGCCTCAACCGCGAGCAGCGGGAATATCTCAACACCGTGCGCGACTCGGCCGATTCGCTGCTGGCGCTGATCAACGACATCCTCGATTTCTCCAAGATCGAGGCGCGCAAGCTGCGGCTGGAGGAGGCCCCCTTCGACCTGCGTGACGCGCTGGCCGATTCGCTGAAAGCGCTGGCCCTCAGGGCGCAGCAGAAGGGGCTCGAGCTGGTGTGGCACGTGCGTCCCGACGTCCCGGAGATGCTGGTCGGCGATCCGGGCCGGCTGCGCCAGATCCTCCTCAACCTGGTGGGCAACGCCATCAAATTCACCGAGCGCGGCGAGGTGGTGGTGCGCGCCGAGGCGGAGTCGCTCGACGGCCGCGAAGTGGTGCTGCGCTTCTCGGTGAGCGACACCGGCATCGGCATCCCGCAGGATCAGCAGCAGCGCGTCTTCGAGGCCTTCGCGCAGGCCGACGGCTCCACCACGCGCAAGTACGGCGGCACCGGGCTGGGCCTGGCGATCGCCTCCGAGCTGGTGGGGCTGATGGGTGGGAAGCTGTGGCTGCGCAGCACGCCGGGGGAGGGAAGCACCTTCGGGTTCACCGCGCGCTTCGGGCGCGCGGCGCGCGCCGCCACGCCGCCGGGTAGCTCTGCGGCCAAGGACCTGCACGGCATGCGCATCCTGGTGGTGGACGACAACGCCACCAACCGCTGGATCCTCGAGGAGATGCTGGCGGGCTGGAAGCTGCGGCCGCAGACGGCCGGGGGCGGAGCCGCCGCCCTGACGGCGCTGCGCGAGGCGCAGCGCACGGGTCGCCCCTTCTCGCTGGCGCTGCTCGACGGCCACATGCCGGAGATGGACGGGTTCGATCTGGCCGAGAGGATTCGCAACGACCCGCATGCTTCCGACACGCCGCTGCTGATGCTCACCTCGGCCGGGCGGCCCGACGAGGTGAAGCGCTGTCGCGAGCTGGGGCTGGCGGGGTACCTGACCAAGCCGATCAAGCAGTCGGATTTGTGGGACGCCATCGTCACGGCGCTGGGCGCGGGGGAGTCCCGCCGTCAGGAGCCTGCCGTGAGCGGCCGTCCGGGGCCCGGGCGGCTGAAAATCCTGGTGGCCGAGGACAACCGGGTCAATCAGGAAGTGGCCCGCAAGATTCTCGAGAAGCGCGGGCACGCCGTGGTGATTGCCGCGGACGGATTCGAGGCGGTGCGCGCGATGGAGGAGGCGATCGAGGTCCCCTTCGACCTGGTTCTCATGGACGTGCAGATGCCCCGCATGAGCGGGCTGGAGGCGGCACAGGCGATCCGCCAGCGCGAGCGCGGCACCCGGCGGCGGGTGCCGATCGTCGCGCTGACCGCCCATGCGATGCAGGGGGACAAGGAGCGCTGCCTGGAATCGGGCATGGACGAGTATCTCTCCAAGCCGGTGCATGCCGCGCAGCTGCTGGAGACGGTGGGCCGCCTGGCGGTGCGCAAGGCGAAATCGACGAAGCGCTTCGCGCTCCGCTCGACCCGCGGCAAATCGTTCGACGAGGCGCTGCTGAAGGAGAGGGTGGAAGGGGACCTGCCGCTGCTGCGCCGCATGGTGCGGGCCTTCCGCTCCGACTACCCGGAGACCCTGGAGCACATCCATGGGGCGCTCGACGCGAGGGACGCGGAAGCCCTGCGCAACCATGCCCACGCCATCAAAGGCGCCGCCGCGACCCTGGCCGCTCCCGCCGCCGCCGAAGCCGCCTTCCGCCTGGAGAAGCTGGCCCGCACCGGAGAGCTCAAGGGGGCGCGCGGCATGTTCCATCAGCTGGTCACCGAGATCCGCAAGCTGGATCGATCCCTGGAAACCCTGGTCCCCCGCAAGAAGGTCCGGCCGCTCGCGGCCCGAAGGAGAGCGCGTCCATGA
- a CDS encoding response regulator, with protein sequence MNSILVAEDDRPTRLLLRERLRAANFTVSTAKDGAEALAKLKRKTFDLLLLDIWMPRMNGLEVLAHLKDWSSSPRVVVMTSDSTPETLLRAVREQAYQYITKPIEPKALVEMLRDMASHTPTMLPIEVLSARPEWLELLVPCTREAAARIEGFMGHLDADLAPEVRESVGYAFRELLLNAIEWGGQLDPNRKVRIAYVRARKMLLYRIADPGPGFSFDNLKHAAVGHPEGASPMDHMIVRLEKGIRPGGFGILMARAKVDELIYNESRNEVVFVKYL encoded by the coding sequence ATGAACTCGATTCTGGTGGCGGAGGATGATCGTCCGACCCGCCTGCTCCTGCGCGAGCGCCTCAGGGCGGCGAACTTCACCGTCTCCACGGCGAAAGACGGCGCCGAGGCGCTCGCCAAGCTGAAGCGCAAGACATTCGATCTCCTGCTTCTCGACATCTGGATGCCGCGCATGAACGGCCTGGAGGTGCTGGCGCACCTGAAGGACTGGTCCTCCAGCCCGCGCGTCGTGGTCATGACCTCCGACAGCACGCCGGAAACGCTGCTGCGGGCGGTACGCGAGCAGGCCTACCAATACATCACCAAGCCGATCGAGCCGAAGGCGCTGGTGGAGATGCTGCGCGACATGGCCTCGCACACCCCCACCATGCTGCCGATCGAGGTTCTCTCGGCGCGGCCCGAGTGGCTGGAGCTGCTGGTCCCGTGCACGCGCGAGGCGGCGGCCCGCATCGAGGGGTTCATGGGGCACCTCGACGCCGACCTGGCCCCCGAGGTCCGCGAGTCGGTCGGCTACGCCTTCCGCGAGCTGCTGCTGAACGCCATCGAGTGGGGCGGGCAGCTCGATCCGAACCGCAAGGTGCGGATCGCCTACGTGCGCGCCAGGAAAATGCTCCTCTACCGCATCGCCGATCCCGGCCCCGGCTTCAGCTTCGATAACCTGAAGCACGCGGCCGTCGGGCACCCGGAGGGCGCGAGCCCGATGGACCACATGATTGTCCGGCTGGAGAAGGGGATCCGTCCCGGAGGCTTCGGCATCCTGATGGCGCGCGCCAAGGTCGACGAGCTGATCTACAACGAGTCGCGCAACGAGGTCGTGTTCGTCAAGTACCTGTGA
- a CDS encoding cytochrome c3 family protein gives MKRGPSALCLVILILTAAAAAARAAEPPHEPAGLRPTETSCFLCHATLEGEPTKNAADDVHFQRGLSCHDCHGGNPTAIDDMEASHDPRRGWKKPSRLQIPDFCARCHSDAVFMKRFNPHARVDQLSEYRTSVHGQKNARGDEGTAVCVDCHNVHGIRAVSDPRSPVYAPNVAATCGRCHADEKKMQSYGLPTGQVEQYRTSVHAHALVDGGDLAAPTCNDCHGSHGAVPPGVESVTSVCGSCHPREATMFRETEAKKKIDLEPCIRCVVCHSNHAVQAPRDEMLGVGKESTCTGCHSEGDAGYAAAAKMAQSVATLQARHQEASLLLERAERAGMEVSEDRFALQKAKDSLVESRVLAHSFDLERFMTAATAGITTADQGVAAARRAFGELRFRRVGLGLSLLVIGAVIAALFIKVKELDRTGG, from the coding sequence ATGAAGCGGGGTCCGTCTGCGCTGTGCCTGGTGATCCTGATCCTGACGGCGGCCGCCGCGGCGGCACGGGCGGCGGAGCCGCCGCACGAGCCGGCCGGATTGCGACCCACCGAGACGAGCTGCTTCCTGTGCCACGCGACGCTGGAAGGCGAGCCCACCAAGAACGCGGCCGACGACGTCCATTTCCAGCGCGGGCTCTCCTGCCATGACTGCCACGGCGGCAATCCGACCGCCATCGACGACATGGAGGCTTCCCACGACCCCCGCCGCGGATGGAAGAAGCCCTCACGCCTGCAGATCCCCGATTTCTGCGCCCGCTGTCATTCCGACGCAGTCTTCATGAAGCGCTTCAATCCGCACGCGCGCGTGGATCAGCTCAGCGAGTACCGCACCTCGGTGCACGGCCAGAAGAACGCGCGCGGCGACGAAGGCACCGCGGTATGCGTGGACTGCCACAACGTGCACGGAATCCGGGCCGTGTCGGATCCGCGCTCCCCCGTCTACGCGCCTAATGTCGCCGCCACCTGCGGCCGCTGCCACGCCGACGAAAAGAAGATGCAGTCCTACGGGCTGCCCACCGGCCAGGTCGAGCAGTACCGCACCAGCGTCCATGCGCACGCCCTGGTGGATGGGGGGGACCTCGCCGCCCCGACCTGCAACGACTGCCACGGGAGCCACGGCGCCGTGCCTCCAGGAGTGGAGAGCGTCACCAGCGTGTGCGGCAGCTGCCATCCGCGCGAGGCGACGATGTTTCGCGAGACCGAGGCGAAGAAAAAGATTGATCTCGAGCCCTGCATCCGCTGCGTGGTGTGCCACAGCAACCACGCCGTGCAGGCCCCGCGCGACGAGATGCTCGGGGTGGGCAAGGAATCGACCTGCACCGGCTGCCACAGCGAGGGGGACGCGGGCTATGCCGCGGCGGCCAAGATGGCGCAATCGGTCGCGACGCTGCAGGCGCGCCACCAGGAAGCCTCGCTGCTGCTCGAGCGGGCGGAGCGCGCCGGCATGGAGGTTAGCGAGGATCGCTTCGCCTTGCAGAAGGCCAAGGACAGCCTGGTGGAATCGCGCGTCCTGGCCCACTCCTTCGATCTGGAGCGCTTCATGACGGCGGCGACCGCCGGGATCACCACCGCCGATCAGGGGGTGGCAGCGGCCCGCCGCGCCTTCGGCGAGCTGCGCTTCCGCCGGGTGGGTCTGGGGCTGTCGCTTCTGGTGATCGGGGCCGTGATCGCCGCGCTGTTCATCAAGGTGAAGGAGCTCGATCGCACGGGGGGCTGA
- a CDS encoding cytochrome bc complex cytochrome b subunit: MLDWIEERSGWSFLLELGRHKQVPRHRHTLWYYLGGMTLFLFSVQVATGILLLLYYRASAEEAFESVQFIMAKVPFGWLIRSIHSWSANLLIFVLFVHMFSVFFMKAYRRPRELTWFSGAFLLFLMLAFGFSGYLLPWNKLAFFATQVGTDIAGSLPGVGHFALRFLRGGDQVTGGTLTRFYGMHVAVLPALTTALVGLHLLMVQKHGMSEPPSVQARRQASGETRKSMSFWPHFLLRDAIGWSAAIGVLAALAALFPWELGEKADPFAPAPAGIRPEWYFAWMFQSLKFLPAHVLGIEGELLGVLAIGAAAVVWLLVPFLDRSSVPGDRVSRAFTVAGWLALAFMAVMTLLVYLPQRS, from the coding sequence GTGCTGGACTGGATCGAGGAGCGCTCGGGCTGGTCCTTCCTGCTGGAGCTGGGCCGCCATAAACAGGTGCCGAGACACCGGCATACCCTCTGGTACTACCTGGGCGGCATGACGCTGTTCCTGTTCTCGGTGCAGGTGGCCACCGGCATTCTGCTCCTCCTGTACTACCGGGCCTCGGCCGAGGAGGCCTTCGAGAGCGTGCAGTTCATCATGGCCAAGGTGCCGTTCGGCTGGCTCATCCGCTCCATCCATTCCTGGTCGGCGAACCTCCTGATCTTCGTGCTGTTCGTGCACATGTTCAGCGTCTTCTTCATGAAGGCCTACCGGCGTCCGCGCGAGCTGACCTGGTTCAGCGGCGCGTTCCTCCTGTTCCTGATGCTCGCCTTCGGCTTCTCCGGCTATCTGCTGCCGTGGAACAAGCTGGCTTTCTTCGCCACGCAGGTGGGCACCGACATCGCCGGGTCGCTGCCGGGGGTGGGACACTTCGCGCTGCGCTTCCTGCGCGGCGGAGACCAGGTGACCGGAGGCACGCTGACGCGCTTTTACGGAATGCACGTGGCCGTGCTGCCCGCCCTGACCACCGCATTGGTGGGCCTGCATCTGCTGATGGTCCAGAAGCACGGGATGAGCGAACCCCCCTCCGTGCAGGCGCGCCGGCAGGCTTCCGGCGAGACGCGCAAGAGCATGTCGTTCTGGCCCCATTTCCTGCTGCGCGACGCCATCGGATGGAGCGCGGCGATCGGCGTCCTGGCGGCGCTGGCGGCGCTTTTCCCCTGGGAGCTGGGGGAGAAGGCCGATCCCTTCGCGCCGGCCCCGGCCGGAATCCGGCCCGAGTGGTACTTCGCCTGGATGTTCCAGAGCCTGAAATTTCTCCCGGCGCACGTGCTCGGAATCGAAGGGGAGCTTCTGGGAGTGCTGGCGATCGGCGCCGCGGCGGTGGTCTGGCTGCTGGTGCCCTTCCTGGATCGCTCTTCCGTTCCGGGAGATCGCGTGAGCCGCGCCTTCACCGTGGCGGGATGGCTGGCGCTTGCGTTCATGGCAGTGATGACCCTTCTGGTCTACCTGCCTCAGAGGAGCTGA
- a CDS encoding Rieske (2Fe-2S) protein — protein MSQQPTRRRFINWFLGTSLGAMAASVLYPVSRYISPPDIPEAATDRVVAARDGELKPNAGKIFRFGSLPGLLVRSADGSYKAFSATCTHLNCTVQYRDDTRQIWCACHNGTYDLTGKNLSGPPPRPLEEYTVNVANGEVVVSRT, from the coding sequence ATGAGCCAGCAACCCACGCGACGCCGCTTCATCAACTGGTTCCTGGGAACCTCGCTGGGAGCCATGGCCGCCTCGGTCCTCTATCCCGTGTCGCGCTATATCTCCCCTCCCGACATTCCGGAGGCCGCCACCGATCGCGTGGTCGCCGCGCGCGACGGCGAGCTGAAGCCCAACGCCGGAAAGATTTTCCGGTTCGGCAGCCTACCGGGCCTGCTGGTACGGAGCGCGGACGGAAGCTACAAAGCCTTCTCGGCCACCTGCACGCACCTCAACTGCACCGTGCAGTACCGGGATGACACGCGGCAGATCTGGTGCGCCTGCCACAACGGCACTTACGACCTGACCGGCAAGAATCTCTCCGGGCCCCCGCCGCGGCCCCTCGAGGAGTACACCGTCAACGTGGCCAATGGCGAAGTCGTGGTGTCGCGGACATGA
- a CDS encoding sigma-70 family RNA polymerase sigma factor, producing the protein MPKSAFPDDRTLIEAYLLGEPAALQTIDRWIDAALRRRFLAFDALDDLRQDVRMRLVKSLRAGSFRGGASLKTYVHQVAHNAEADFLRRVQGPPALPLVHEASEAGAAEKGAIAEELVRRVLRGLSEIDRKLMAMLFEERCSYEETARRLGKSVGAIKVRVHRCRRKIRERYGDLAAELHDGRAGPGGIPPRTKPRKE; encoded by the coding sequence GTGCCGAAATCTGCCTTCCCCGATGACCGGACTCTGATCGAAGCCTACCTCCTCGGCGAGCCCGCCGCGCTGCAGACCATCGACCGCTGGATCGACGCCGCCCTTCGCCGCCGCTTCCTCGCCTTCGACGCGCTCGACGATCTCCGCCAGGACGTGCGCATGCGCCTGGTCAAGAGCCTGCGAGCCGGCAGCTTCCGCGGCGGAGCCTCGCTGAAGACCTACGTCCACCAGGTTGCCCACAACGCCGAAGCCGACTTCCTGCGCCGCGTCCAGGGACCTCCCGCGCTGCCCCTCGTCCATGAAGCGAGCGAAGCCGGCGCCGCGGAGAAGGGCGCCATCGCCGAGGAGCTGGTGCGCCGGGTCCTGCGCGGTCTTTCGGAGATCGATCGCAAGCTCATGGCGATGTTGTTCGAGGAGCGCTGCAGCTATGAAGAGACCGCCCGCCGGCTCGGGAAGTCGGTCGGGGCGATCAAGGTGAGAGTGCACCGCTGCCGCAGGAAGATCCGCGAGCGCTACGGCGATCTCGCCGCCGAGCTGCACGATGGGCGAGCGGGCCCGGGTGGGATTCCTCCCAGGACGAAGCCGCGCAAAGAGTGA
- a CDS encoding S9 family peptidase: MRLTTCAALALCVLPAVFAGTPAMAAAAESHPFSVHDMIAMDRISDPQVSPDGRRIAFVVSELDLAANKRRTDIHLVSLDGTGLRKLTSNDASDSSPRWAPDGKTIFFLSTRGGSSQVWKLSMDGGESAQVTHLPLDVGAFLVSPDGRSLAVAMEVFADCANLQCTTKRLEDTAARKATGQIFDQLMIRHWDTWADGRRSHWFALRIEGGYPLDLMKGMEADSPSKPFGGSEEAAFSPDGRTLVFTAKNVGREEAWSTNSDLFAVPVDGSAEPKNLTEANKATDTAPVFSPDGKTLAYLAMSVPGYEADRTRIMLMLYPSGTPRVLAEAWDFAPSSIAFAPTGRTIYAPADNRGQKSIFAIDIASGRASAIVKEGTADNPSPAQNRLVYLLDSLTSPAEIYSSKPDGTDARPITHFNHARMAAARIGKPEQFSFKGWNDETVYAYVVPPADFDPSRKYPVAMLIHGGPQVSMGNHFHYRWNPQAYAGAGYAALVVEFHGTPGYGQAFTDSIQSDWGGKPLEDLKRGLAAALEKYPWMDAGNVCALGASYGGYMINWIAGNWPDRFKCLVAHDGNIDERMAYYDTEELWFPERDHKGTPWDNPKGYEEQNPANFVKNWKTPTLVIHGGKDYRVVETQGFGTFNALQRRGIPSRFLYFPDENHWVLKPANSVLWHETVLEWLDRWTKSARAGGH; encoded by the coding sequence ATGCGACTCACGACCTGTGCGGCTCTCGCCCTGTGCGTGCTGCCGGCCGTCTTTGCCGGCACGCCGGCGATGGCCGCCGCTGCCGAATCCCATCCTTTCTCGGTCCACGACATGATCGCGATGGACCGCATCTCCGATCCGCAGGTGTCGCCCGACGGGCGGCGCATCGCCTTCGTGGTCAGCGAGCTGGATCTGGCGGCCAACAAGCGCCGTACCGACATCCACCTGGTGAGCCTGGACGGCACGGGGCTGCGCAAGCTGACCTCCAACGACGCCTCGGACTCCTCGCCGCGCTGGGCCCCCGACGGGAAGACGATTTTCTTCCTGTCGACGCGCGGCGGCTCCTCGCAGGTATGGAAGCTGTCGATGGATGGCGGTGAATCGGCCCAGGTCACCCATCTCCCGCTGGATGTCGGTGCCTTCCTGGTCTCCCCCGACGGCCGCAGTCTGGCCGTCGCCATGGAGGTCTTCGCCGACTGTGCCAATCTGCAGTGCACGACGAAGCGCCTCGAGGACACCGCGGCCCGTAAAGCCACGGGGCAGATCTTCGATCAGCTGATGATCCGACACTGGGACACCTGGGCCGACGGGCGGCGCTCCCACTGGTTCGCCCTGCGCATCGAAGGAGGCTACCCGCTCGATCTGATGAAGGGCATGGAAGCCGACAGCCCCAGCAAGCCCTTCGGGGGATCCGAAGAGGCCGCCTTTTCCCCCGACGGACGGACCCTGGTCTTTACAGCCAAGAACGTGGGGCGCGAGGAGGCCTGGTCGACGAATTCCGACCTGTTCGCCGTACCGGTGGATGGATCGGCGGAGCCGAAGAACCTGACCGAAGCCAACAAGGCGACCGATACCGCCCCCGTCTTCTCCCCCGACGGCAAGACCCTTGCCTACCTGGCGATGTCGGTTCCGGGGTACGAGGCCGACCGCACCCGTATCATGCTGATGCTCTATCCTTCCGGGACGCCGCGCGTCCTGGCGGAAGCGTGGGATTTCGCCCCTTCCTCCATCGCCTTCGCTCCGACCGGCCGGACGATCTACGCCCCCGCCGACAACCGCGGGCAGAAATCGATCTTCGCGATCGACATCGCCAGCGGCCGTGCTTCGGCGATCGTCAAGGAAGGCACGGCCGACAATCCCTCGCCGGCCCAGAATCGTCTGGTCTACCTGCTCGACAGCCTGACCTCCCCGGCGGAGATCTACTCCAGCAAGCCGGATGGCACCGACGCGCGGCCGATCACCCACTTCAATCACGCGCGCATGGCGGCGGCCCGCATCGGCAAGCCGGAGCAGTTCAGCTTCAAGGGATGGAACGACGAGACGGTCTACGCCTACGTCGTCCCGCCGGCCGATTTCGATCCTTCCCGGAAATACCCGGTGGCCATGCTCATCCACGGCGGGCCGCAGGTGTCCATGGGGAACCATTTCCATTACCGCTGGAACCCGCAGGCCTATGCCGGGGCTGGCTATGCCGCGCTGGTGGTGGAGTTCCACGGCACGCCGGGATACGGGCAGGCCTTCACCGACTCGATCCAGTCGGATTGGGGAGGCAAGCCGCTGGAAGATCTGAAAAGAGGGCTGGCCGCGGCGCTGGAGAAATACCCCTGGATGGACGCCGGCAACGTCTGCGCGCTGGGCGCCTCGTACGGGGGCTACATGATCAACTGGATTGCCGGGAACTGGCCCGACCGGTTCAAATGTCTGGTGGCCCATGACGGCAACATTGACGAGCGCATGGCCTATTACGACACGGAGGAGCTCTGGTTCCCGGAGCGCGACCACAAGGGGACGCCCTGGGACAACCCGAAAGGGTACGAAGAGCAGAATCCCGCGAATTTCGTGAAGAACTGGAAGACGCCGACGCTGGTGATCCATGGCGGTAAGGACTACCGCGTGGTGGAAACGCAGGGATTCGGCACGTTCAACGCGCTGCAGCGCCGCGGCATTCCGAGCCGCTTCCTCTATTTCCCCGACGAGAACCATTGGGTCCTGAAGCCCGCCAACAGCGTTCTCTGGCACGAGACCGTCCTCGAATGGCTCGATCGCTGGACCAAGAGCGCCCGCGCCGGCGGCCATTAG